In the Alkaliphilus oremlandii OhILAs genome, one interval contains:
- a CDS encoding ribosomal maturation YjgA family protein, whose translation MLIERNRIIYFVFIVAVMILGLGSRYYADYLPKWTYLYFGDVLWALMIFLIFGFLFKRKHTLWIGVASFLFSFAIEFSQLYQASWINGIRGTTIGGLVLGHGFLWSDLFAYTMGIGTGILLEKRLFTNS comes from the coding sequence ATGTTAATAGAAAGAAATCGGATCATTTATTTCGTATTCATAGTAGCAGTTATGATACTGGGTTTAGGTTCTAGATATTATGCCGATTATTTACCCAAATGGACTTATCTCTACTTCGGAGATGTTTTATGGGCATTGATGATTTTTCTTATATTTGGATTTTTATTTAAGCGGAAACATACTTTGTGGATTGGCGTAGCATCTTTTTTATTTTCTTTTGCAATTGAGTTCAGCCAGCTGTATCAGGCATCATGGATCAATGGGATCAGAGGCACGACCATTGGAGGACTAGTTCTAGGCCACGGTTTTCTATGGAGTGATTTATTCGCTTACACCATGGGTATAGGGACAGGTATTTTATTAGAAAAAAGGCTATTCACTAATTCTTAA